From Psychroflexus torquis ATCC 700755, the proteins below share one genomic window:
- a CDS encoding NADP-dependent isocitrate dehydrogenase, which yields MRKITVAKGDGIGPEIMDATLGILLAAGAKIEIEEIEVGEKVYLAGNTAGIASESWETIRRNKIFLKAPITTPQGGGYKSLNVTTRKFLGLYSNVRPCKSLHPFIKTKHPIMDLVIIRENEEDLYAGIEHQQTDEVVQCLKLISRPGCGKIVRYAFEYAKQQNRKKVTCFTKDNIMKQTDGLFHRVFDEIAKEYPDIENEHWIIDIGAAKMADTPEAFDVIVMPNLYGDVLSDVAAQITGSVGLAGSANIGEECSMFEAIHGSAPRRAGQNLANPSGLLQGAIMMLNHIGETEAAEKIQNAWLKTLEDGIHTYDVFEEGSSKQKVGTKEFAQAVIENLGQKPSILKPVSYSNNLALNLPKYKKRPPAKKKLVGVDIFVHWNGVDPDEIGENLKKIGKNGIELTMITNRGIKVWPDGFSETFCTDHWRCRFKRTNGSEITKQNINELLKYAIDENIDTIKTENLYEFDGVQAYSMGQGQ from the coding sequence ATGCGAAAAATCACGGTAGCAAAAGGAGACGGAATTGGTCCTGAAATAATGGATGCCACACTAGGAATTTTATTAGCCGCAGGTGCTAAAATTGAAATTGAAGAAATTGAAGTTGGTGAAAAAGTTTATTTAGCTGGCAATACAGCAGGTATTGCTTCTGAATCTTGGGAGACCATAAGACGAAACAAAATTTTTTTAAAAGCACCTATTACAACTCCACAAGGAGGCGGTTATAAAAGTTTAAACGTCACCACTAGGAAATTCCTTGGATTATATTCAAACGTGAGACCTTGCAAGAGTTTGCATCCATTTATAAAAACAAAGCATCCCATTATGGATCTTGTCATAATAAGGGAAAACGAAGAAGATTTGTATGCTGGCATAGAACATCAACAGACAGATGAGGTCGTGCAATGCTTGAAACTAATAAGCAGGCCTGGTTGCGGAAAAATTGTGAGATATGCATTTGAATATGCTAAACAACAAAACCGCAAAAAAGTAACCTGCTTTACCAAAGACAATATCATGAAGCAGACAGACGGTTTGTTTCATCGAGTATTCGATGAGATTGCTAAAGAGTATCCTGACATTGAAAACGAACATTGGATTATAGACATTGGAGCAGCAAAAATGGCAGATACACCAGAGGCTTTTGATGTGATCGTGATGCCAAATTTATATGGAGATGTTCTTAGCGATGTAGCCGCTCAAATAACTGGATCGGTAGGTTTGGCTGGGTCAGCAAACATTGGCGAAGAATGCTCTATGTTTGAAGCAATACATGGTTCGGCTCCTAGAAGAGCGGGACAAAATTTAGCCAATCCTTCAGGTTTGTTACAAGGCGCCATAATGATGCTAAATCACATCGGGGAAACAGAAGCGGCAGAAAAAATCCAGAATGCATGGCTAAAAACGCTTGAAGATGGGATTCATACCTATGATGTTTTTGAGGAAGGATCCAGCAAGCAAAAAGTGGGAACTAAAGAGTTTGCACAAGCTGTAATTGAAAATTTGGGACAGAAGCCTTCGATTTTAAAGCCTGTTTCATACTCTAATAATTTAGCTCTAAATCTGCCAAAATACAAAAAAAGACCTCCAGCCAAAAAGAAGCTGGTAGGTGTTGATATCTTTGTTCATTGGAATGGCGTAGATCCAGATGAAATCGGAGAAAATTTAAAAAAAATTGGCAAAAATGGAATCGAGCTTACTATGATTACCAATAGAGGTATTAAAGTGTGGCCTGATGGATTTAGTGAAACATTTTGTACGGATCATTGGAGGTGCAGATTTAAGCGTACTAATGGTTCAGAAATCACTAAACAAAATATCAATGAACTTTTAAAGTATGCAATTGATGAGAATATTGATACTATAAAAACTGAAAATCTATATGAGTTTGACGGCGTTCAAGCCTATTCAATGGGGCAAGGACAATAA
- a CDS encoding SDR family oxidoreductase: protein MNCLLTGGTGIVGSHIVFEWIHKALVEESVNHLYVVIRDGNKSAQQRLIDILQSHTRPCFLDNFTLEACLEKITVLSHDLSTITKEYLEQYVFDSVIHCAGSTSLLLTSESKNKVHAQNYLVTKQLIEELPERVTRFLYISTAYSFGIQDKKVKDAIEQYEVTDFRNPYEKSKYESERFVKETCKAKHIAFQILRPSIICGRLIDAPFFETPKFDVFYSWAIFLDKYAKKSTENFRIWIDKKSGLNIVPVDFVSKAVLYAYFNPDIKELNIVNPKQILHKDYVGDVLESFDINAYEYIEEMPENLTIFEQLYYKSIGSLFEKYVSVPDLQFQPDQILKLIDQLELDINLGVHENFMNLINFSVEKKFRKSY from the coding sequence ATGAATTGTCTTTTAACAGGTGGGACTGGTATTGTTGGTAGTCACATCGTATTTGAATGGATACATAAAGCACTTGTTGAGGAATCTGTAAATCATCTTTATGTCGTCATTAGAGATGGGAATAAATCGGCACAACAGCGTTTGATCGATATTTTACAAAGCCATACTCGTCCTTGTTTTTTAGACAACTTCACTCTAGAGGCGTGTCTGGAAAAAATAACGGTTCTTTCTCATGATCTGTCTACCATTACTAAAGAGTATTTAGAGCAGTATGTCTTTGATTCGGTGATACATTGTGCGGGTTCTACTAGTTTGCTGCTTACTAGTGAATCTAAAAATAAAGTACATGCGCAAAATTATTTGGTAACAAAGCAACTCATTGAGGAGTTGCCAGAGCGTGTAACTCGATTTCTTTATATAAGTACAGCCTATTCTTTTGGTATTCAGGATAAAAAAGTAAAAGATGCCATAGAACAGTATGAGGTTACTGATTTTAGAAACCCCTATGAGAAATCAAAATATGAGAGTGAACGTTTTGTAAAAGAAACCTGCAAGGCAAAGCATATAGCATTTCAGATTTTAAGGCCAAGTATAATTTGCGGCCGATTAATTGATGCACCATTTTTTGAAACACCAAAATTTGACGTTTTCTATTCTTGGGCTATCTTTTTAGATAAATACGCCAAGAAATCTACAGAGAATTTTAGAATTTGGATCGATAAAAAGAGCGGCTTAAATATAGTCCCTGTAGATTTTGTTTCTAAAGCTGTGTTATATGCTTATTTCAATCCTGATATAAAGGAGCTTAACATAGTAAATCCAAAGCAAATACTCCATAAAGATTATGTGGGCGATGTTTTGGAGTCTTTCGACATTAATGCTTATGAGTATATAGAGGAAATGCCTGAAAACCTCACTATTTTTGAACAGTTGTACTATAAAAGTATTGGGAGCCTTTTTGAGAAATATGTGTCTGTCCCAGATTTACAGTTTCAGCCCGATCAAATTTTAAAACTGATAGATCAATTAGAGTTGGATATTAACTTGGGTGTCCACGAGAACTTCATGAACTTGATCAATTTTTCAGTTGAAAAAAAATTTCGAAAAAGTTATTAA
- a CDS encoding metal-dependent hydrolase family protein: MKHILAFFLFLLSLASLSAQEHYIYCGNLIDVKSGEVLSSKTIIVKNDVIHSVEDGFIKVPSKAKLIDLRTSTVLPGLFDMHVHLESETSKDNYIKPFTMNEADVAFEAQAHAKTTLMAGFTSVRDLGGSGVNTSLRNAINKGLVVGPTVYSAGKAIATTGGHADPTNGYKADLMGNPGPEDGVINGVDEARQAVRQRYKNGADVIKITATGGVLSVAKSGQNPQFFEDEIRAIVETANDYGMITAAHAHGDEGMQRAIRAGIKTIEHGTLMSEETMELMKEYDTYYVPTITAGKSVAELAEIEGYYPALVVPKAKAIGPKIQSTFEKAYKKGVNIAFGTDAGVFKHGNNAKEFGYMVEVGMPAMEAIQSATIIPAQLLKVEASYGSIDKGKMADIIAVKANPLEDISTMTEVIFVMKHGKVVKR; this comes from the coding sequence ATGAAGCATATTTTAGCATTTTTTCTATTCTTACTGTCACTTGCCTCCTTATCAGCTCAAGAGCACTATATCTATTGTGGAAACTTAATAGACGTAAAGTCCGGCGAAGTCTTATCCTCCAAAACAATTATCGTTAAGAATGATGTGATCCATTCTGTAGAAGATGGATTTATTAAAGTTCCTTCAAAAGCTAAATTGATTGACCTTAGAACCTCTACTGTACTTCCTGGTTTATTCGATATGCATGTTCATTTAGAATCTGAAACATCTAAAGATAATTACATCAAACCCTTTACGATGAATGAAGCGGATGTTGCTTTTGAAGCTCAAGCGCACGCAAAAACCACTTTGATGGCTGGATTTACATCGGTGAGAGATCTTGGCGGAAGCGGCGTAAATACGAGTTTGAGAAATGCCATCAATAAAGGTTTGGTAGTAGGGCCTACAGTATATTCAGCAGGAAAAGCTATTGCAACCACTGGCGGTCATGCCGATCCTACAAATGGTTATAAAGCTGACTTGATGGGAAATCCTGGTCCGGAAGATGGAGTGATTAATGGTGTTGATGAAGCAAGGCAAGCTGTACGTCAACGCTATAAAAATGGAGCAGACGTGATTAAAATTACCGCAACAGGAGGTGTTTTAAGCGTTGCGAAAAGCGGACAAAATCCTCAGTTTTTTGAAGATGAAATAAGAGCTATTGTTGAGACGGCAAATGATTATGGAATGATCACTGCTGCTCATGCTCATGGAGATGAAGGAATGCAAAGAGCTATACGAGCTGGAATCAAAACCATAGAACATGGAACCTTAATGTCTGAAGAAACCATGGAACTCATGAAAGAATACGATACTTACTACGTGCCTACTATCACCGCTGGAAAAAGTGTTGCTGAGCTCGCAGAAATTGAAGGCTATTATCCAGCCCTCGTTGTTCCTAAGGCTAAAGCTATAGGTCCAAAAATTCAAAGTACGTTTGAAAAAGCCTATAAAAAAGGAGTGAATATCGCTTTTGGGACAGATGCCGGAGTGTTTAAGCATGGGAACAATGCCAAGGAGTTTGGCTATATGGTAGAAGTAGGTATGCCTGCTATGGAAGCGATTCAGTCGGCGACGATTATTCCTGCGCAATTATTAAAGGTAGAAGCTTCCTACGGTTCTATTGATAAAGGAAAAATGGCTGATATTATTGCAGTAAAAGCTAATCCGTTAGAGGATATCTCTACAATGACAGAGGTTATATTTGTGATGAAACATGGGAAAGTGGTTAAGCGATAA
- a CDS encoding vWA domain-containing protein: MANYRKGIIFRPHEENTSLFDKLLDIFMELITHTSGDFDEAIDWLKELDKAYEITTEEYTIDDFIEDLKKKGYIREEVKPDGNSGVKITNKTEQALRKHALEQIFGKLRRSGSGKHKTKHTGLGTEKTGDLRAFQFGDGFDQVSMTESFKNAQVNHGIDEFKMSENDLVVNDTHHQTQMSTVLMIDISHSMILYGEDRITPAKKVAMALAEMITTKYAKDTLDIIVFGNDSWPIKIGDLPYLQVGPYHTNTVAGLQLAMKILSRKRNANKQIFMITDGKPSCLKLSDGSYYKNSAGLDEVITKKCYNMAAQARKLRIPITTFMIASDPYLQKFVREFTKSNQGRAYFSGLKGLGEMIFEDYENNKRKKI, translated from the coding sequence ATGGCAAATTATAGAAAAGGTATCATTTTTAGACCCCATGAAGAAAACACTAGTTTGTTTGATAAACTGCTGGATATCTTTATGGAATTGATTACTCATACCTCTGGCGATTTTGATGAAGCTATTGATTGGCTCAAAGAATTGGACAAGGCATACGAGATTACCACGGAAGAGTATACGATTGATGATTTCATAGAAGACTTAAAGAAAAAAGGCTATATCCGTGAAGAAGTTAAACCAGATGGTAATTCTGGAGTGAAAATAACCAATAAAACGGAACAAGCTTTAAGAAAGCATGCTTTAGAACAAATATTCGGGAAACTCAGAAGAAGCGGTTCCGGCAAGCATAAAACCAAACATACTGGGCTAGGCACCGAAAAAACAGGCGATTTAAGAGCCTTTCAGTTTGGAGATGGTTTTGACCAAGTTTCCATGACCGAAAGTTTCAAAAATGCACAGGTTAATCACGGCATTGATGAATTTAAGATGTCTGAAAATGACTTAGTGGTCAACGATACTCATCACCAAACACAGATGAGCACGGTGCTTATGATAGACATCAGTCATAGTATGATCTTATATGGTGAAGATAGAATAACACCAGCCAAAAAAGTGGCAATGGCTTTGGCAGAAATGATCACTACTAAATATGCCAAAGACACGTTAGACATCATCGTCTTTGGAAACGATTCATGGCCTATAAAAATCGGAGACTTGCCTTATTTACAAGTGGGTCCTTATCATACCAATACGGTGGCCGGACTTCAACTAGCCATGAAAATCTTAAGCAGAAAGAGAAATGCAAATAAGCAAATCTTTATGATCACCGATGGTAAACCAAGTTGCTTAAAACTTTCAGATGGGAGCTACTATAAAAATAGTGCAGGCTTAGATGAGGTCATCACTAAAAAGTGCTACAACATGGCTGCACAGGCCAGAAAATTGAGAATACCTATTACCACCTTTATGATTGCTTCTGATCCCTATTTACAGAAATTTGTAAGGGAATTTACCAAGTCCAACCAAGGCAGAGCATACTTCTCTGGACTTAAAGGTTTAGGAGAAATGATTTTTGAAGATTACGAAAATAACAAACGAAAAAAAATATAA
- a CDS encoding MATE family efflux transporter, giving the protein MPSKKSIKTPKVSFREINTIALPAIVAGIAEPLISLSDIAIIGNVEENAVEALAAAGIVGSFLSAIIWILAQTKTAISAMVSQHLGSNRLHAVKTLVPQTILLNFILSLIIYFVTDFFAELIFSAYNAEGLILDYTKSYYKIRALGFPLTLVTFAIFGVFRGLQNTLWAMKCSLVGAAVNIGLDFLLVYGIEGFIPALHLEGAAIASVIAQGVMLGMALYFFFKKTPFHLKPSLKINPNLKPLISMAANLFLRTLALNIAIYLANSYATDYGKNYIAAQSILMNIWLFFSFFIDGYANAGNAIGGKLLGAKAYTKLWNLSKDISKYAITIALILASSCALFYDEIGLIFNKDEQVLLLFSSVFWIVLIMQPVNAIAFMFDGIFKGLGEAKYLRNVLIAATFLGFWPTLLILDYLGLKLYAIWIAFFVWMLIRSLALVVKFRNKYLDKT; this is encoded by the coding sequence ATGCCTTCTAAAAAAAGCATAAAAACACCAAAAGTCTCTTTCAGGGAAATTAATACCATTGCCCTACCTGCCATTGTAGCGGGTATTGCAGAACCCCTCATCTCTCTCAGTGATATCGCCATCATTGGTAATGTAGAAGAAAACGCTGTTGAAGCTTTGGCTGCTGCTGGAATTGTTGGCTCTTTCTTATCGGCTATTATTTGGATTTTAGCACAAACTAAAACTGCTATATCAGCAATGGTTTCACAGCATTTGGGCTCTAACCGATTGCATGCCGTTAAGACATTAGTGCCCCAAACTATCCTGCTCAATTTTATCTTGAGTTTAATCATTTACTTTGTGACTGACTTTTTTGCTGAACTTATCTTTAGTGCGTATAATGCTGAAGGATTAATTTTAGACTACACCAAAAGCTACTACAAAATACGAGCCTTAGGCTTTCCTCTCACCTTAGTAACCTTTGCGATTTTCGGTGTCTTTAGAGGTCTCCAAAACACACTTTGGGCCATGAAATGCAGCTTGGTTGGAGCGGCTGTAAACATAGGTCTCGATTTTTTACTCGTTTACGGAATAGAAGGTTTTATCCCTGCTTTGCACTTGGAAGGAGCCGCGATTGCAAGTGTAATTGCCCAGGGAGTGATGCTAGGCATGGCCTTATATTTTTTCTTCAAGAAGACTCCTTTTCATCTCAAACCAAGTTTAAAGATAAATCCCAATTTAAAGCCTCTAATTTCAATGGCTGCTAATTTATTTTTAAGAACCTTAGCTTTAAATATCGCCATCTACTTAGCCAATTCATACGCTACAGACTACGGAAAAAATTACATAGCTGCACAAAGCATACTCATGAATATTTGGCTATTCTTTTCCTTTTTTATCGATGGGTATGCCAATGCAGGAAATGCAATTGGGGGCAAACTACTCGGTGCAAAAGCGTATACCAAGCTCTGGAACCTCAGTAAAGATATAAGTAAATATGCTATAACTATTGCTTTAATTCTAGCTAGCTCTTGTGCTCTTTTTTACGATGAAATCGGACTTATTTTTAATAAAGACGAGCAAGTGTTACTTCTGTTTTCTTCCGTATTTTGGATAGTTCTCATCATGCAACCCGTTAATGCTATTGCATTTATGTTTGATGGAATTTTTAAAGGTCTAGGAGAGGCAAAATACCTCAGAAACGTCCTAATCGCCGCGACATTCTTAGGGTTTTGGCCAACTCTGTTAATTTTAGATTATTTGGGACTCAAGCTCTACGCGATTTGGATTGCCTTCTTTGTTTGGATGCTCATTAGGAGCTTAGCTCTAGTGGTTAAATTTCGAAACAAGTACCTCGATAAAACGTAG
- a CDS encoding UDP-N-acetylmuramoyl-tripeptide--D-alanyl-D-alanine ligase, whose amino-acid sequence MTAMTDLYSKFVDSSSICTDTRKIESNCLFFALKGDNFDGNLYADQALEKGASFAVIDNPDLQGDRKILVKNVLATLQDLAHFHRKQLKIPIVAITGSNGKTTTKKLVSEVLSKKFKVRATKGNLNNHIGVPLTLLSFTAELDLGIIEIGANHQKEIESLCKIAEPNYGYITNFGKAHLEGFGGVEGVIKGKSELYDYLIHHDGLIFFNRDDDIQVKKAVNYKNYSIGEKPLSDCRVTFMDANPFVELEYSHLQIKSQLIGEYNFKNIAAAIGVGRYFGVGKDEIKEAIENFEAEEMRSQVIEKNDLKILLDAYNANPTSMKAALESFKKMSSQSQTVILGDMFEIGETTLEEHRQILKTCETLNFDSILACGEHFSEASKGFENISSFRTKKDLTAFISKYKPKASSFILIKGSRGMQLETLMDAF is encoded by the coding sequence ATGACAGCGATGACAGACTTATATTCGAAATTTGTTGATAGCAGCAGCATATGTACAGACACTCGTAAAATTGAGTCTAACTGTCTTTTCTTTGCTTTAAAAGGCGATAATTTCGATGGTAATCTTTATGCTGACCAAGCTTTGGAGAAAGGAGCTTCATTTGCAGTGATAGACAACCCAGATCTACAAGGAGACCGTAAGATCCTTGTTAAAAATGTTCTAGCAACATTACAAGATCTCGCTCATTTCCACAGGAAGCAACTCAAGATACCAATTGTAGCGATCACAGGAAGTAATGGAAAAACCACAACCAAAAAGCTAGTTTCAGAAGTGCTCTCTAAAAAATTTAAAGTCAGAGCGACTAAAGGTAATTTGAACAACCACATTGGCGTTCCTCTAACTCTGCTTTCGTTTACTGCTGAATTGGATTTAGGCATCATTGAGATAGGTGCTAATCATCAAAAAGAGATAGAATCCCTGTGTAAAATAGCAGAACCGAACTACGGTTATATTACCAATTTCGGAAAAGCTCACCTGGAAGGTTTTGGAGGAGTAGAAGGAGTCATAAAAGGGAAATCTGAACTTTACGACTATTTAATTCATCATGATGGTTTAATTTTCTTCAACAGAGACGACGATATTCAGGTTAAAAAAGCTGTCAATTACAAAAATTATAGCATTGGAGAAAAACCGCTATCAGACTGTAGAGTCACTTTTATGGATGCCAATCCTTTTGTTGAATTAGAATATTCTCATCTTCAAATTAAAAGCCAATTAATAGGCGAGTACAATTTTAAAAACATTGCGGCTGCTATAGGTGTAGGCCGCTATTTTGGAGTTGGAAAGGATGAAATCAAAGAAGCTATTGAAAATTTCGAGGCTGAAGAAATGCGTTCACAAGTTATCGAAAAAAATGATTTAAAGATTTTGTTAGATGCTTACAATGCAAACCCGACGAGCATGAAGGCTGCACTTGAAAGCTTTAAAAAAATGAGTTCACAGTCACAAACCGTTATCTTAGGGGATATGTTTGAAATTGGCGAAACTACTCTTGAGGAACATCGTCAAATCTTAAAAACCTGTGAGACTTTAAATTTTGATTCTATTCTTGCCTGCGGTGAGCATTTTTCTGAAGCGTCTAAAGGCTTTGAAAATATATCTTCATTTAGAACTAAAAAGGACCTGACAGCCTTTATATCGAAATACAAACCTAAGGCCTCTTCATTTATTTTGATAAAAGGATCCAGAGGGATGCAATTGGAAACCCTAATGGATGCCTTCTAA
- the gldJ gene encoding gliding motility lipoprotein GldJ encodes MKNFLKSCILVSLVILATSCNNSRDYNSSSRATGWDLSGRDGGVSYKTDYEEQEPGPGLVFVEGGTFTMGRVKDDVMHDWNNTPTQQHVQSFYIDETEATNVMYLEYLDWLKQVFPPTEERYKNIYTGALPDTLVWRNPLGFNENMVNNYLRHPAFHTYPVVGVNWIQATEFSQWRTDRVNEKRLSDKGYTSRDAYKNSSADNIFSTETYLNAPSKVYGGNDSITRGGRETDRKLRNNPDSSNVYVQRRDGELLPAYRLPTEAEWEYAALGQSSLRDYNSYRGRKKYPWDGQYTRSEDGRTIGDQLANFKQGQGDYGGIAGWSDDGADITSEVRSYESNDYGLYDMAGNVSEWVADVYRPRLDNEYNDFNYFRGNVYTKNAITEEGKVKVLTADEVIYDTLSNGKIIARNIPGELAQTSIGDQETYLRTQFSKSDNINFRDGDKSSSRYYNKQGNTVKGEDMYNSPDNEVTLKNGEIDRRYDGSSTRTTLIDDNVRVYKGGSWRDREYWLDPAQRRYFPQDMATDDIGFRNAMSKVGSKSNKGRRTRN; translated from the coding sequence ATGAAAAACTTCTTAAAATCTTGCATCCTTGTATCACTAGTCATCCTTGCAACAAGCTGCAATAATTCTAGAGATTACAATAGTAGTTCTAGAGCCACAGGGTGGGACTTAAGTGGCAGAGATGGTGGTGTGAGTTATAAAACCGACTATGAAGAACAGGAGCCAGGTCCAGGTCTTGTTTTCGTGGAGGGAGGGACTTTCACCATGGGTAGAGTAAAAGATGATGTCATGCATGATTGGAACAATACCCCAACTCAACAACATGTACAATCTTTTTATATCGATGAAACTGAAGCCACCAATGTGATGTATCTAGAATATCTAGATTGGTTAAAGCAAGTTTTTCCTCCGACCGAAGAACGTTACAAAAATATTTATACAGGTGCTCTACCAGATACTTTGGTTTGGAGAAACCCTTTAGGATTTAATGAAAACATGGTCAATAATTATTTGAGACATCCAGCCTTTCATACGTATCCAGTTGTTGGAGTAAATTGGATTCAAGCTACTGAATTTAGTCAATGGAGAACGGACCGTGTTAACGAAAAACGTCTATCAGATAAAGGGTACACCTCAAGAGATGCCTATAAAAATAGCAGTGCTGATAATATTTTTAGTACAGAAACTTATCTTAACGCACCTAGTAAAGTGTACGGAGGTAATGATTCTATTACCAGAGGAGGAAGAGAAACGGATAGAAAGTTAAGAAATAATCCAGATAGTAGTAATGTCTACGTGCAGCGAAGAGATGGAGAACTTCTTCCCGCTTATAGATTACCTACAGAAGCCGAATGGGAATATGCTGCATTAGGGCAGAGTTCTTTAAGAGATTATAATTCCTATAGGGGTAGAAAAAAATATCCATGGGATGGTCAATATACCAGATCTGAAGATGGAAGAACCATCGGTGATCAACTAGCTAACTTTAAGCAAGGTCAAGGTGATTATGGTGGGATAGCAGGCTGGAGTGATGACGGAGCAGACATTACTTCTGAAGTAAGATCTTATGAATCTAATGATTACGGCCTTTATGATATGGCTGGTAACGTTTCTGAATGGGTTGCTGATGTATATAGACCTAGGCTTGATAACGAGTATAACGACTTCAATTATTTTAGAGGAAATGTTTATACCAAAAATGCAATTACTGAAGAAGGTAAAGTGAAGGTTTTAACTGCAGATGAAGTTATCTATGACACCTTAAGCAATGGTAAGATTATCGCTAGAAATATTCCTGGAGAATTAGCTCAAACCAGTATTGGTGATCAAGAAACCTATTTAAGAACGCAATTTTCGAAAAGTGATAATATTAATTTCAGAGATGGTGATAAATCATCTTCAAGATATTACAATAAGCAAGGAAATACTGTAAAAGGTGAAGACATGTACAACTCTCCTGATAACGAAGTGACTCTGAAAAATGGTGAAATCGACAGACGATATGATGGATCTTCAACCAGAACAACACTTATCGATGATAATGTAAGAGTCTATAAAGGAGGGTCTTGGAGAGATAGAGAGTATTGGCTAGATCCAGCGCAAAGAAGATATTTCCCTCAAGATATGGCTACAGATGATATTGGATTTAGAAATGCTATGTCTAAAGTCGGATCTAAATCTAACAAAGGACGAAGAACAAGAAATTAA